TGATACATTTCAACAGTTTTTGAAATAATCTTTCGAACTTCATCAAAGCTAGGCTGATCCGCCAAGCCACGTAGTTCATAAAGGGGTTGAATACCACGAGCCTTAAAGAAGTCAGCTCCCATCCCACCAATACAGATCATTTCAAAACCTGTACCGTCTGGATGGTATTCTTCCTTCAACTCCATAACGGCTTTCAGAATAGAGGAATTATAACCTCCCACCAAACCGCGGTCTGAAGTAATGACGATATAGCCTGTCTTCTTAACTGGACGGCTAATCAACATGGGATTGGTTGAACCACCAGCTCCATTACCATGAAGAATATCCGTCAAGAGCTTGCGAACCTTCTGAGCGTAAACTTGGAAGTTACGAGCAGCTTCTTCAGAGCGACCTAGCTTAGCAGCCGATACCATTTGCATGGCATTAGTGATTTGACTCGTATTTTTTGTTGAGGCGATTTTTGTTTTAATATCATTTAGAGATACTGCCATCTGACACCTCTATTCTTATTGGAAGCTGGTTTGATTGAGAAACTCTGTAATCGCAGCATCCAAGACTGCTTCTTCTGGCAAGTCTTTTGTATCACGAATGGTTTCCAAAATCTCTGGATGTTGAGCATCAAAGAAGGCATGGAACTCTTCCTCAAAACGAACAATATCATCTACTGGAACAGTATCCAAGAAACCATGTGTCAAAGCATAAAGAATGGTTACTTGTTTCTCAACAGGCAATGGTTTGTGAACAGGTTGTTTCAAGACTTCAACTGTACGACGTCCACGGTTCAACTTAGCCTGTGTTGCTGCATCCAAGTCAGAACCAAACTTAGTGAAGGCTTCCAACTCACGGTATGAAGCAAGGTCGATACGAAGTGTACCAGCAACCTTCTTCATAGCTTTGATTTGCGCAGAACCACCTACACGTGATACAGATGAACCCGCATCGATGGCTGGACGAATACCCGCATTGAAGAGACCATCACCAAGGAAGATTTGTCCATCAGTGATAGAAATCACGTTGGTTGCGATATAGGCAGAGATATCTCCTGCTTGTGTCTCGATAAATGGTAGGGCTGTAATTGATCCACCACCAAGTTCATCAGAAACTTTAGCTGAGCGCTCAAGCAAACGGCTGTGAAGGTAGAAAACATCCCCTGGGAAGGCTTCACGACCTGGAGGACGACGAAGCAAGAGAGACAATTCACGATAAGCTACCGCTTGTTTTGATAAATCATCATAAACGATCAAAACATGCTTACCTTGGTACATAAATTCTTCCGCCATGGCAACCCCAGCATAAGGAGCTAGGAAAAGCAATGGAGATGGTTGTGAAGCAGAGGCAGTCACAACGATTGTGTAGTCCAAGGCACCGTACTGACGAAGTGTTTCTACTTGCGTACGAACTGTTGATTCTTTTTGTCCAATCGCGACATAGATACAGATCATATCTTGACCTTTTTGGTTCAAGATTGTATCAATCGCAATAGTTGTTTTCCCTGTCTGACGGTCACCGATAATCAACTCACGTTGACCACGACCAATCGGTACAAGGGCGTCAATAGCTTTCAAACCAGTTTGCAATGGTTCTGAGACAGACTTACGTTGCATAACACCAGGAGCGGGCGCTTCAACTGGACGAGTTTTATCTGTGTGGATTTCTCCAAGACCGTCAACTGGACGACCAAGTGGGTCCACAACACGACCAATCAAACTTTCACCTACTGGGACTTCCATGATTTTACCTGTACGGCGGATTGTATCGCCTTCACGGATATCTGTAAAGTCACCAAGGATGATAATACCGACATCTGTTGACTCCAAGTTTTGAGCCATACCATAAGAGCCGTTTTCAAAAATCAACAACTCTCCACTCATGGCATTTTCAAGGCCGTGAGCACGCGCGATACCGTCCCCGATATAGGTTACAACACCTGTTTCAGTCACATCAAAATTGGGTTTGAAATTTTCAATTTGTTGCTTAATTAAAGCGCTGATTTCTTGTGCGTTAATTGCCAAAAGAACACCACTTTCTATTTCAAATTTTCTTTAACAACTTTAAGTTGTTGTTTAATACTCACATCAATTGTCTTGTGATTGGCAAAAATGACAAAACCACCAATGAGACTTTCATCGATTTGTTCTTTTACACTCCGCACTTTCAGAGACATTTTTTTCTCAATCAAAGGGAGCAAGCGACTCTTCTGTTCATCAGTTAGAGGATGAGCAGAAGTAATCGTCACTTCAAATCGATTTGTTTCTTTTTCAAGTCGGTTCAAACAATCTACAAGCACATCATAAAAAAGATTTGCTCTGTGATTGTAGATAAGAACCTGGATCAAGTTTTGCAATAAAGGTGACACAGAGTCTTGGAAGAACGCAATTGTTTTTTCTTTATCAGACTCGTCTACGGCCACTTTTTTTAAAAAAGAAGGTAAACCTGTTTCTTCAGCAACTTGCTTGATTTGAGTCAAGTCTGAAAAAATACGGTCTTCTTCTCCTTTTTCAAGTACCAATTGGACAAAAGGCATGCTGTATTTTTCAATTACCTTTACTATTTTCTTGTCCATTAAGCTTCTCCTAGCTGATCGATATACTGATCAATGAGTGCTTTATGGGCATGACCATCAAGGTTTTGTGAGATGATTTTACCAGCCAAGCTGATTGTCAAATCTGCTACCTCACCCTTAACGCTTTGTAAAGCTTCAGCTTTGTTTTGAGCAATTTCTTGGTTTGCTTTTTCTTTTAAGCGTCCTGCTTCTAGTTTAGCATCTGCTAAAATACTAGCCTTACTTTTCTCAGCTGTTTCTTTCGCATTCTCAATGATTGTCTTAGCTTCTTTACGGCTACCAGCCAATTCATCTTCGCGTTTTTGAGCCAATACTTCCGCTTTTTGACGTGCTTCTTCAGCTCTATCAATATCTGAAGCAATTTTTTCAGCTCTTTCTTCGAAAATGCCTGTAATATTAGACCATGCAAATTTTTTAATCAAGACTAGCAAAAGGATAAAAGAGCCAGCGATTAAAATAAAATTACCAATTAATTCACCTACTGTTACGTGCATCAGTTACTCCTTTCTACTCTTCATCATTAATTTTATTTCCTAGGTACATAGAGGATAATAGTGTAAAGACATAGGCCTGTACACAAGAAATGAACACGGAAAATGCAGTCCAAACTAAGTTTGCCCCAAATGCGACTGGATACCAAAAAATAGCCTGATGTGAAAGTAAGATAAGCAAGCTTGTCATTACTTCACCTGCAAAGATATTCCCAAAAATCCGCAAAGCAAGAGAAAGGAAATTCGTGAATTCTTCAAGTAGATTCATCGGTGTCATAAATGCAGGAGTTACAAAACCTTTTAGGTATTGTTTAATCCCACGACGACGAATCCCCTCAATATGCGCCATCACAATAATACAGAAAGACAAGACAAGGTCAAATGAAAGATTTGCAGTTGGCGATGTCCAAAGGTTTGTCCCATCTGTTGTTTGAAGTTTAGCCATCAAACCAAGATTATTGGCGATGACCATAAAAAGAAATAAACATAAGTAAAAGAGTGAGTAATCTTTTATGTAGTGGGAACCAAGGTTAGGTTCTGTAAATCCAATTACAAAATCATAGAGATACTCTAGTACATTTTGTTTACCTTTGGGTCTCAACGTCATATTACGACTTGCCCAATAGATAAATGCAAAAATCAGAAACACAGACAGCAAAGTCAAGGCTGTCAAAGTTAAATCAAAGGTAACAGGACCAATATTGATGGTTGGATTGATACTTTCTTCCATCTAACATTCTCCCTTCTCCAATTTATATTTCGTTATTTAATAATAAATGAGAAGACAAGAGTTATGAAGAAAGTCCCTTCAATAAAGGCAACCCCTAAAAACATCAGACTACGAAACTCAGCGATAATATCTGGTTGGCGAGCTACTGATTTAAGCAAACCGTTCATCAACATACCCTCACCAAGAGACACACCCATACAGGCAAGACATAGACCGAAAAATGTTAAATTCATGACGAATTCTCCTTTTAATTAAAATTTACTTACTTAGTTTAGTCCTAAAAATTGGATTTGTCAACTTTTTACTAACATTGAAAGCGTTTAATGAAAATTATTTACAATTTTACTATTTTTGAGTCTATTATATAGAAAACTTTGTAAAAAACTTGTAATAAATCCGACCATTATCTAGACCTTTCTGAAAAATATTGAAAAAATCCGAGATGTAATCTCGGATGGAAATTAATATATTTTCTTTAACCTAATGTTCTTTTAGTAAGTAGGATTAAAGGGAAAGCAACTAGAAAGCTTTCGTCTCCTACATGTTTATTAAGCACGAACTGTGACGCTGGTTCCATCTTCCTTATAAAGATTGATGAGTCCTTCTTTCAATGCACGAACCATGTCTCCTGCTTGAACGGGTTGAGGCACCTTAATAGTCAAGAGTTCCATTGGATTTGGAGCGCGGTCGATTTTATTGCCTTTGGCATCATGCAAATCTTCGATATACGTTTCAAAATGACGGAAACCTGGGCCGTAAAACTCAACTTGGTCTCCTTCGTTAATAACGTTCCGTTGACGAATAGTTGCTGTTTGTGTCGAATCATCATAAGAAACCACTTCAGCAACAAACTTGTACTCAGGAATTTTACGACGAGCACCAAACAACTGCTCATTTTCAGATGGTGTACCATAGTAGAAACCTGTTGCCAATTCACGTTGAGCAACCTTCCACATCTCATCAATCAAGTCTTGCTTGATTGCTTCAAACTTCTCTGGACTTTCTAGATAAGCA
Above is a genomic segment from Streptococcus mitis containing:
- a CDS encoding F0F1 ATP synthase subunit gamma encodes the protein MAVSLNDIKTKIASTKNTSQITNAMQMVSAAKLGRSEEAARNFQVYAQKVRKLLTDILHGNGAGGSTNPMLISRPVKKTGYIVITSDRGLVGGYNSSILKAVMELKEEYHPDGTGFEMICIGGMGADFFKARGIQPLYELRGLADQPSFDEVRKIISKTVEMYQNELFDELYVCYNHHVNTLTSQMRVEQMLPIVDLDPNEADEEYSLTFELETSREEILEQLLPQFAESMIYGAIIDAKTAENAAGMTAMQTATDNAKKVINDLTIQYNRARQAAITQEITEIVAGASALE
- a CDS encoding ATP synthase subunit alpha (produces ATP from ADP in the presence of a proton gradient across the membrane; the alpha chain is a catalytic subunit) — translated: MAINAQEISALIKQQIENFKPNFDVTETGVVTYIGDGIARAHGLENAMSGELLIFENGSYGMAQNLESTDVGIIILGDFTDIREGDTIRRTGKIMEVPVGESLIGRVVDPLGRPVDGLGEIHTDKTRPVEAPAPGVMQRKSVSEPLQTGLKAIDALVPIGRGQRELIIGDRQTGKTTIAIDTILNQKGQDMICIYVAIGQKESTVRTQVETLRQYGALDYTIVVTASASQPSPLLFLAPYAGVAMAEEFMYQGKHVLIVYDDLSKQAVAYRELSLLLRRPPGREAFPGDVFYLHSRLLERSAKVSDELGGGSITALPFIETQAGDISAYIATNVISITDGQIFLGDGLFNAGIRPAIDAGSSVSRVGGSAQIKAMKKVAGTLRIDLASYRELEAFTKFGSDLDAATQAKLNRGRRTVEVLKQPVHKPLPVEKQVTILYALTHGFLDTVPVDDIVRFEEEFHAFFDAQHPEILETIRDTKDLPEEAVLDAAITEFLNQTSFQ
- a CDS encoding ATP synthase F0F1 subunit delta, with protein sequence MDKKIVKVIEKYSMPFVQLVLEKGEEDRIFSDLTQIKQVAEETGLPSFLKKVAVDESDKEKTIAFFQDSVSPLLQNLIQVLIYNHRANLFYDVLVDCLNRLEKETNRFEVTITSAHPLTDEQKSRLLPLIEKKMSLKVRSVKEQIDESLIGGFVIFANHKTIDVSIKQQLKVVKENLK
- a CDS encoding ATP synthase F0F1 subunit B, with the translated sequence MHVTVGELIGNFILIAGSFILLLVLIKKFAWSNITGIFEERAEKIASDIDRAEEARQKAEVLAQKREDELAGSRKEAKTIIENAKETAEKSKASILADAKLEAGRLKEKANQEIAQNKAEALQSVKGEVADLTISLAGKIISQNLDGHAHKALIDQYIDQLGEA
- a CDS encoding ATP synthase F0F1 subunit A gives rise to the protein MEESINPTINIGPVTFDLTLTALTLLSVFLIFAFIYWASRNMTLRPKGKQNVLEYLYDFVIGFTEPNLGSHYIKDYSLFYLCLFLFMVIANNLGLMAKLQTTDGTNLWTSPTANLSFDLVLSFCIIVMAHIEGIRRRGIKQYLKGFVTPAFMTPMNLLEEFTNFLSLALRIFGNIFAGEVMTSLLILLSHQAIFWYPVAFGANLVWTAFSVFISCVQAYVFTLLSSMYLGNKINDEE
- a CDS encoding ATP F0F1 synthase subunit C (produces ATP from ADP in the presence of a proton gradient across the membrane; subunit C is part of the membrane proton channel F0), with product MNLTFFGLCLACMGVSLGEGMLMNGLLKSVARQPDIIAEFRSLMFLGVAFIEGTFFITLVFSFIIK